A single Microbacterium protaetiae DNA region contains:
- a CDS encoding 5-dehydro-4-deoxyglucarate dehydratase: MNFRGILFFPVTPFDTAGAVDTELLAQHVANGLAHEAGGVFPACGTGEFHALSVAEHAAVVRTTVETVRGAVPVVAGSGGPLGHAIDVAKQAADAGADGLLVMPPYLVGAPQQGLIAYIEAVAAASDLPVIVYHRANAQFTAASMRRLAENPKIVGFKDGAGDIGAAQLIVRAVAAAGRDDFAFFNGLLTAELTQAAYRAIGIPLYSSSTFAMAPDVANAYYRAYVDGDEDRRLRLLDGFYAPLVALRDETPGFGVSLVKTGLRVSGVPVGSVRPPLVDPTPEQQSRLAAILEAGRALV, encoded by the coding sequence ATGAACTTCCGCGGCATCCTGTTCTTCCCCGTCACCCCGTTCGACACGGCCGGAGCCGTCGACACCGAGCTGCTCGCGCAGCACGTGGCGAACGGGCTCGCGCATGAGGCCGGCGGGGTGTTCCCGGCCTGCGGCACCGGAGAGTTCCACGCTCTGAGCGTCGCCGAGCACGCCGCCGTCGTGCGCACGACCGTCGAGACCGTGCGCGGCGCGGTGCCGGTCGTGGCCGGATCGGGCGGACCGCTCGGGCACGCCATCGACGTGGCGAAGCAGGCGGCGGATGCTGGCGCCGACGGACTGCTCGTGATGCCGCCGTATCTCGTGGGCGCCCCGCAGCAGGGTCTGATCGCCTACATCGAGGCCGTGGCTGCGGCATCCGATCTTCCCGTCATCGTCTATCACCGCGCCAACGCGCAGTTCACAGCCGCGTCGATGCGCCGGCTCGCCGAGAACCCGAAGATCGTCGGCTTCAAGGACGGCGCCGGCGACATCGGGGCCGCGCAGCTGATCGTGCGGGCGGTGGCCGCAGCCGGCCGCGATGATTTCGCGTTCTTCAACGGGCTTCTGACCGCCGAGCTGACCCAGGCCGCGTACCGGGCGATCGGCATTCCGCTGTACTCGTCGTCGACGTTCGCGATGGCGCCCGATGTCGCCAATGCGTACTACCGCGCCTACGTCGATGGCGACGAAGACCGCCGGTTGCGGCTGCTCGACGGGTTCTACGCCCCGCTGGTGGCCCTGCGCGATGAGACGCCCGGCTTCGGCGTCTCGCTCGTGAAGACCGGCCTGCGCGTTTCGGGAGTGCCGGTCGGGTCGGTAAGGCCGCCGCTGGTCGACCCGACACCCGAGCAGCAGAGCCGGCTGGCGGCGATCCTCGAGGCGGGGCGCGCGCTGGTATGA